The Pseudomonas sp. SCA2728.1_7 DNA segment GGTAAGGATTTCCTGATAGCCGGTCATTGCGGTGTTGAACACCACCTCACCAACGGTTTGACCGTCGGCACCAATGGCTTCGCCGCGAAAAATGCTGCCATCAGCAAGGGCAAGTATGGCTGGCTTAGTCAAGAAGACCTCCCGTAAATAACGCATGAAAGGGCGATCGCAGGTTGTAAAAAAGCGGAGTGACGTATGGACACGTCACCCCGCTTCTTCACTGAATTATTCTGCGCGCTTTTAGTGGACACACTAAAGCTGTAGCTTACAGAAAAAGGCTTTTTTGGTCCACCGCTAAAGAGCCGAAAAGGCCGGAGAATGCGACAGGTCGTCGCCAAGCGGAGAAAAACCAGCGCAAACAGGGCGTTTGCGCCGGGTTCAGCAGTGTATCAACGCAGGTCGAGCACGTCTTGCATGTCATACAGACCCGGCTCGCGACCGTCCAGCCACAGCGCGGCACGCACCGCGCCCTTGGCGAACGTCATACGGCTAGACGCCTTGTGCGTGATCTCCAGGCGCTCACCTTCGCAGGCGAACAACACGGTGTGATCACCCACCACATCACCACCACGCACGGTGGCGAAGCCGATGGTTTCACGCTCACGAGCGCCGGTATGACCTTCGCGCCCGTACACCGCGACCTTCTGCAAATCACGATCCAGTGCACTGGCGATCACTTCACCCATGCGCAACGCCGTACCCGACGGTGCATCGATCTTGTGCCGGTGATGCGCTTCGATGATTTCGATGTCCGCTTCATCACCCAGCACGCGCGCCGCCATATCGAGCAATTTCAGCGACAGATTGACGCCGACACTGAAATTAGCCGCGAACACGATCGGAATATCCTTGCCCGCCTCGACCAGTAACTGCTTCTGCGCAGCGTCCAGACCGGTGGTGCCGATGACCATGGCCTTGCCGGCCTTGCGGCAGAACGCGAGGTTTTTCAGCATCACTTCCGGCAGCGTGAAGTCGATCAACACATCGAACTCTTCAGCCACCGCCTCGATATGCCCTGACAACGGCACGCCGATACGACCCAACGAGGCCAGCTCACCGGCATCGACGCCGATCAGCGTACTGCCAGGACGAACCACCGCAGCGGTCAAACCGGTCAGCGGCGCGCGCTGCTGCACGGCTTCGACCAGAATCTTGCCCATGCGCCCAGCAGCGCCCATCACAGCTATACGTCGCATGCCGACTCCTTACAGATCGCCGAAGAAGCGCTTCACACCGTCGAACCAACCGGTGGTTTTCGGCGAGTGGCTATTGTCGTCGGCCAGCGAGCTGCGGAACTCTTCCAGCAATTCGCGCTGACGACGGTTCAGATTCACCGGAGTCTCGACTGCCACACGGCACATCAAGTCGCCCGCACCACCGCCACGCACCGGGGCCACGCCTTTGCCGCGCACGCGGAACTGCTTGCCGGTCTGGGTGCCTTCGGGGATTTTCAGTTTGACGCGACCGTCGAGGGTCGGAATTTCCAGCTCGCCGCCCAGCGCCGCATCGACGAAGCTGATCGGCACTTCGCAGAACAGATGCTTGCCATCGCGCTGGAAAATATCGTGCTCGCGGACATTGATGACCACATACAGGTCGCCCGTCGGACCGCCCTGCGTGCCCGCCTCACCTTCGCCGGACAGACGAATGCGGTCGCCGGTATCGACACCGGCCGGCACTTTGACCGACAGGGTTTTGTACTCTTCAACGCGACCGTCACCGTGGCAGGAATCGCACGGATCGGAAATGATCTTGCCTTGGCCATGGCAACGCGGGCAGGTTTGCTGCACCGAGAAGAAGCCCTGCTGCATGCGCACCTGACCAATGCCACCACAGGTCGGGCAAGTCGAAGGCGAGGAACCTTTCTTGGCACCCGAACCGTCGCACGGCTTGCAGTTGACCAGTGTCGGAACGCGGATATTCACCGACGTACCGCGCACCGCTTCTTCCAGATTCAGCTCCAGGGTGTAGCGCAAGTCGCTGCCACGCTGAGCGCCGCCACGGGAACCGCCGCGACCGCCACCGAAGAAATCACTGAAGACATCGCCAAAGATATCCGAGAAGTTCTGACCACCGAAACCGGCACCGCCGCCGCCCATGCTCGGGTCGACGCCGGCATGACCGTACTGGTCGTACGCCGCGCGCTTGCTGGAATCGGACAGCACTTCATAGGCCTCATTGGCCTCTTTGAACATTTCTTCCGACGCTTTGTCATCGGGATTACGGTCCGGGTGGTGCTTCATCGCCAGACGACGGTAAGCCTTCTTCAGGTCCGCATCGCTTGAGCCGCGCTCAACACCCAACACTTCGTAATAGTCACGCTTTGCCATAAGTCTTCTGCACTCTTGAGGACGTTCGGCAAACCCCTCCTGAGGATGGCCAAACTCGTTGAGCCCCAATACAGGCCCGGACCCAACTCACGTCAATTCAACGATCCTGGTCTTTGTTTCTTGCGGTACTTGCGGCACGAAAAGCAGGAGCATTCCCGGCCATACCGCCAACATCCGAGGCTTGTCGCATGCTGTAAAAATTCGCGTATTCCAGATACGCCAACGCGGGAGCTAGCTCCCGCGCGGCGACATCCTACCAGTCACTGCCTAAAGGCAGTCAACCGGCCGACCAACAACTTACTTGTGGTCTTTGACTTCTTCGAACTCTGCATCGACAACGTCGTCAGCCTTCTCAGCCGATTCGCCTTGCGGAGCTGCGCCATCAGCTGGCTGAGCCTGTTCGGCGTACATCTTCTGAGCAACCGGAGCGGAGACTTTCGACAGCTCTTCAACCTTCGCTTCGATAGCAGCCTTGTCGTCGCCTTTGACAGCGGCTTCCAGAGCAACCACAGCGGCTTCGATCGCAGTCTTCTCTTCGGCGGTGACTTTGTCGCCCGCGTCAGCAATCATTTTGCGCGTCGAGTGAACCAGTGCGTCACCCTGGTTACGGGCAGCGGCCAGCTCTTCGAACTTGCGATCTTCCTCAGCGTTGGCTTCGGCGTCACGCACCATGCGCTCGATTTCTTCGTCGGACAGACCGGAGTTGGCCTTGATCACGATCGACTGGGTCTTGCCGGTAGCCTTGTCTTTCGCACCAACGTGCAGGATGCCGTTAGCGTCGATGTCGAAGGTCACTTCGATCTGCGGCACGCCACGTGGAGCAGGTGGAATGTCGGCCAGGTCGAACTTGCCCAGGGACTTGTTCTGAGTGGCTTGCTTACGCTCGCCCTGCAGCACGTGAATAGTCACAGCGCCCTGGTTGTCGTCAGCAGTCGAGAACACTTGCGATTTCTTGGTAGGAATCGTGG contains these protein-coding regions:
- the dnaJ gene encoding molecular chaperone DnaJ is translated as MAKRDYYEVLGVERGSSDADLKKAYRRLAMKHHPDRNPDDKASEEMFKEANEAYEVLSDSSKRAAYDQYGHAGVDPSMGGGGAGFGGQNFSDIFGDVFSDFFGGGRGGSRGGAQRGSDLRYTLELNLEEAVRGTSVNIRVPTLVNCKPCDGSGAKKGSSPSTCPTCGGIGQVRMQQGFFSVQQTCPRCHGQGKIISDPCDSCHGDGRVEEYKTLSVKVPAGVDTGDRIRLSGEGEAGTQGGPTGDLYVVINVREHDIFQRDGKHLFCEVPISFVDAALGGELEIPTLDGRVKLKIPEGTQTGKQFRVRGKGVAPVRGGGAGDLMCRVAVETPVNLNRRQRELLEEFRSSLADDNSHSPKTTGWFDGVKRFFGDL
- the dapB gene encoding 4-hydroxy-tetrahydrodipicolinate reductase — protein: MRRIAVMGAAGRMGKILVEAVQQRAPLTGLTAAVVRPGSTLIGVDAGELASLGRIGVPLSGHIEAVAEEFDVLIDFTLPEVMLKNLAFCRKAGKAMVIGTTGLDAAQKQLLVEAGKDIPIVFAANFSVGVNLSLKLLDMAARVLGDEADIEIIEAHHRHKIDAPSGTALRMGEVIASALDRDLQKVAVYGREGHTGARERETIGFATVRGGDVVGDHTVLFACEGERLEITHKASSRMTFAKGAVRAALWLDGREPGLYDMQDVLDLR